The genomic DNA CGCCCTAACGCTACAAGGTGCAATCGCTCACTGCGATATGCCAATCGAGAGTGGGCCTACCAAACTGCTGCCATTCTCTCAGTTCTTCCGAGCGGGCTATGCCGCTTGGCGCCGGACAGATTTTCGCGCGTCATTCGAAGAACACCATATCCAACTGCCGCTGGTGAAGGGCGATGCTCTGTTTTTCAATCCTGCGCTGTTTCATGCTGCTGGTGCCAACACGAGTGACGGCATTCATCGAATGGCAAACCTGTTGCAAGTGTCGTCTGCTTTTGGACGTGCCATGGAGACGGTAGATCGTCAGAAGATGTGCAAGCTTCTTTACCCATTTGCTGTGGCATCCCATAACGAAGCCACTTTAAGCGCTGCTGAATTGACCGCGTCACTTGCTGCGACGGCAGAGGGGTATTCTTTTCCAACCAATTTGGACCGAGATCCACCCAAAGGGGGCCTCGCACCCGAAACCCAGCATGCACTGTTCGCACGGGCAATCGCCGAGGACATGAATGAACAAGAGTTTGCGGTTCAACTTGATCGATTGATTACTAATCAAAGTGCGTAGCAGCAGTTTAGTCCCGTAGTTTGCTCGGCTGACTAAGGATTTGAAAAGACGCAAAGCAGTCATTAGCGGTTTTCTGATATTTGCCATATTGGGCTAGCTGCTACCAATTTCTACGCGGCTTACCAACAAGTAACCGAGCTTACATTAATGAAGATATTTTTGCTTTTTGAGACGAAAAAACGGTCATGCTCGGGAGGAGTTGAGCATGACCGTTCTTATGTATCCGCGCCTCGGTGCGTCTCGGGAGGAGAAGAAGCAAGGCGCGTCTTCGCCAACATTGCTCGGGAGGAGGTGAGCGCTGTCAGCGGTATTTTCGGTTCCACCCGGGAGGAGGTGGGCGGTTCCGAAACTGGTGTTTCGAGCATTGCTTCGGGAAAGAGGTTGTCTGCTGGCCTTGTCAGGATCTGACTGTTTTAGTGAGGTGGGACAGATCCGAATTTATGTCTTACGCGCCGTAAGCGGCCTCATGGGCAATCTGCTGGATAGATGATGGCGCGATTCCAAGATCTTGCAGGTCGCGTGCTGAACATTGCTCAAGTTCTTTAAGTGTCGTCTGGTAGATTTTACGCTTGGCCACTTTTTCATCCAACTGAGCGCGGAACGTCTCAAAACGAGATCTCAGTGATGTGCCAGAGAAGAATGTAGCGGTTAATGTTGTCATGTAGGCACCCGATTTCATTAATTATTTGTGCGTCTCTTGTCGTCAGCATATGACTAGGATGTATGATTATGCTGCAGTTGCACAATGGCACTTTTGGCAATGCCGCCATGCAGCATTTGCATGAATGCCGCTGATGGGGGCGGCGTCCATATTAACCAGGGTCAATTTTTAAGCGTTGTGGATGCAGTGCTGTCATTTGCGGTGCTAAAGCAGGGCCTTGCCCTCTAGTCCGCGATTGACCTTGCCCCGTGTTCTTTTATTGTTCCCAAAATGGGCAGACGATACGCATCACCCGCTGATCTGGACACACGGTTGTTTCATGACGAAACGACACACATCACTGCGACGTGCTGTTCATGTAAGCGTGTTGTTGTGGTGACGCCGGATAAGCTGCCTATTGATATTGATCGGCACGATTTTGAACGGCGGTCGGTGTGCAAGAGTTGCGGCGCGAAATGGCCGCAGATTGTGCGGTATCCAGCGCCGAAAAGTTGGTGGTGAGTGACTTTTGACGGATTTGATCTGGTTCGACTTTATATCGAATGTTTGCGTTTGTGTGTGGTGGTCTTCCTGGCCTTTACCGAAGGTTGGAGCGTGGGTTCGAACTGCGGCAATTGAAAATAACACAATTTTCAATGTTTTGGGGCCCTGAAGTGATCTAGTGATAAGTAACTTGTGGTCAGTAGCGCGCCACTAAAGTCTTGCGCGGCGGCGTAAGCGCCAGGAAATGCGATGCATCTGATACCTGCATTCAGTGCGGCTTGCATGCTGGTTTCTGTATCTTCCACCGCAATGCAACTTTGCGTTTTTAGGCCGAGATCAGACAACGCTTTTGTGTAAATTTCCGGGCTTGGCTTTGGTTTGGTCACCATCGCATCATTGCCGACGAACGCAAAGTCATCGCGCGTTACCTGACTGCTGAGTGCAGAAAACACAGCATCAATATTTGCATTTGAAGTGGATGTAACGAACGCCAACTCTATGTTGTTTTTTTTAGCAAACTGAATGACGTTGTCGATGCCAAGACGCAGTGGAACGTTGCCGTCGGCCATAAAGGCATCAAAAATCTCAGTCTTACGCTGGTGTAGGATATTGGCATCCACGTTGATGCCTTGTTGGAAAGCATAGTCCTGGATCCTGTTACGTCCACCTGACTTTTTAAGCAAAAGCTTGTAGGTGTCGATAGACCAATTCCAGTCGAGTCCAGCTTCTGCAAAAGCGCGATTGAATGCACGACGCTGAATGTCTGAAGTTTCAACAAGTGTGCCGATCGATCCAAAAAGGATTGCTCTGACCGTCATGACGTATGCCTCCTGTCGATTTAGCAGCCCAATAATATCACGGGCCAATCACTGGCGCGACTACTCCATCAACGGGACTACTGAATAAAGATAGCGCAAGTCTCGCCTTAGAACAGAAGTGCGTGAAAAACGCCCGCATCTTAGTGTTAAGGAAGATGCGGCTTTACTGTTCGGATTTCAGCTTGAGCTTTCACAAGGGACCAATGGTTTCGAATATACTTAAAAAACTGATATTTAGCCATCAATGCGGAAAAGGAATGGCTGTGTCCATGTGAAAAAATAAGCGGGCGTAGCATCCCACTGAAGTCCTAGAGATCCGAGCGCGATGGTATGGGGATGCGTGAGGTTGCCAAGATAGAAAGGCGGTCAAATCCACCGCTGCCCTCATTCACCACTTGATCAACATGGAGTTTCACCTCAGGAATAAGCCCCCAGCATCGCTGCTGAGGCTGCTGTTTGGTGGTCAGTCCGGTTTGGTCTCAAGCTGCAATGGATTCCATGTCAATATAATGTGGTAGCGGCTCACTGGGGGCCACTACAGGTTTACGTGTTGCGACAAATCCACTGATAAAATCTGATGTTAAATCGTCATGGTTCAGGCAGCGGCGACGTCGGAACAGTTGGAATAATTGGAGATATTTTGATGTTTTTCATGCTGTTCCGACTGTTCCGACGTCTCCGACCACTTTCGCAACTCGGACAGTTTAAGCGGGTTCTGCACTCGGATGAGGCAGGGCCTTGCTCTAGTCGTATTTTATCTGAATGTAGACCGCGACACCCTAGACCCGACCAACAGTTTCACCCGCGATGTTCGCAAGGTTGGCCACTTCGGCACTGGTGATCTGGAGGTGACGGTCATTTCAAAATCGAACTCCGACAAAGCCAAGCCGCTGATCGAACAAAGCAATGAAAGTGCGTATTTTTTTCAGCACAGCCCGCGTCGTAAAAGGAATGGCTGCGTCCAAGTGGGATTATGGGCGGTCGTAGCATCCCATGGAAGTCCTAGAGAACTGAGCGCGATGTTATGGGGATGCATCAGGTTGCCGAGATGAAGCTGTGGCCAAATCCACCGCTGCCCTTTGTCAGAAGAATTAAACGGTTCTCGGTGTTTTACGGCTACTATTTGGCCAGGTTGGACACGTCAGCCAAGAACGTGTCTGCCTTATACGGGTAGCGACGAGATAGTAGCCATCCGACAGCACCTTCTTGAGGCAATCGAGACTGGTGATCCCAATTTTGAGGTCTAATAAAAGGCTTATTATTTTTTATATGGCGTTGAGCCAGCTTTCTAGCCCGCTTGTTGCCAATAATTGGGCGGCAAGAGGTGGGTATGAAACTCGGTGAAGCCACCTCAGGAAATAAGGCAAAGATTTCCGCCCGACCAGCCGCGCTCAGGCTGAGCTGCGCCTGATGGCCTAGATAAAGGCTCTCGGCAGGAACCTTGTTGGCATAGACGATTGCATGCTCATCAAGGAGGATGTGAAAGTAAGTTACGTGTTTTAAATCAGTGGCTATATCGACCCCCTCAATTGCCAGCAGATGCTTGGCTGCGACTATGACTTCTGTGCTTCCGAACATCCGTTCAGCCACGCGAGATGCAATCAAGATACGATGTTGGGGTGATACAACCAAGTCGCGATCACAATTTTCATGGCCAATAACATTATGACTGATACGGATCGGACGAAGATTATCGCTTTCAGCCAGTTTGTGGGCATCAAGGTGGCGGCGACCAATCCAGCGAAGCGGTTGTAACCCGCTATCAAGGGTTTGTATGAGGTCTCCCACTTGCAAGTCTTCTATTGGAATTTCGCCGCCTGCAGTTGTGATCAACGTCCCCTCTGCAAAACAGACAACACCAGCACTGTCGCTGCCCGCTGCAGAGGTGTTGCCTGCCGCATCGGTAATAACTGCCGAGACGGTAATGGTATCGTCATGTGCTGGCGCGTCATAATCAACGAGGACTACGCCGGTAGTGATATGATCATCAGTTAGCTCCACGGTTTGGGTGGGCGCGGTTGGGTCTGAGGAGGTGATCGTGAGCGTGTCGCCCGCAAGCGTTTCCGCTGGCAATTCAATCGTAACATCAACCTGACCGGACGATTCCGCGCCGCTGATCAGGCCATCATTATCTGTGTCTTCCGCGATGCTCACGGTTGGGGCATTTGGTGCGGCCGTGTTGACAAAATAGGCTGCAGCGTCTGTCGCAGTCGCCGTGTTGCCTGCGGCGTCTGTCGTGGTGACGCTCGCATCAATGGCGGTGTCGTTTGCGAGATCGCTGCCCGCAACATTAATCGAGAAGCTGCCATCGGCGGCGACAGGCCCAGTATAAAGGGTGTTGTTGACCGTAAGGGTCACGGTGTCGGCTTCAGCCACGTCGCCGGCGGTCGTGCCGGTGATCGCGATGATCGCCCCTGCTTCAGCCGCATTAATAATATTGTCTGGTGTGATGTCAGTGTCGAGCGTGATCGATGCGGCGGCGGACAGGTCGAGGGTGGCACTGTCGCTGCCCGCTGCAGAGGTGTTGCCTGCCGCATCGGTAATAACTGCCGAGACGGTAATGGTATCGTCATGTGCTGGCGCGTCATAATCAACGAGGACTACGCCGGTAGTGATATGATCATCAGTTAGCTCCACGGTTTGGGTGGGCGCGGTTGGGTCTGAGGAGGTGATTGTGAGCGTGTCGCCCGCAAGCGTTTCCGCTGGCAATTCAATCGTAACATCAACCTGACCGGACGATTCCGCGCCGCTGATCAGGCCATCATTATCTGTGTCTTCCGCGATGCTCACGGTTGGGGCATTTGGTGCGGCCGTGTTGACAAAATAGGCTGCAGCGTCTGTCGCAGTCGCCGTGTTGCCTGCGGCGTCTGTCGTGGTGACGCTCGCATCAATGGCGGTGTCGTTTGCGAGATCGCTGCCCGCAACATTAATCGAGAAGCTGCCATCGGCGGCGACAGGCCCAGTATAAAGGGTGTTGTTGACCGTAAGGGTCACGGTGTCGGCTTCAGCCACGTCGCCGGCGGTCGTGCCGGTGATCGCGATGATCGCCCCTGCTTCAGCCGCATTAATAATATTGTCTGGTGTGATGTCAGTGTCGAGCGTGATCGATGCGGCGGCGGACAGGTCGAGGGTGGCACTGTCGCTGCCCGCTGCAGAGGTGTTGCCTGCCGCATCGGTAATAACTGCCGAGACGGTAATGGTATCGTCATGTGCTGGCGCGTCATAATCAACGAGGACTACGCCGGTAGTGATATGATCATCAGTTAGCTCCACGGTTTGGGTGGGCGCGGTTGGGTCTGAGGAGGTGATCGTGAGCGTGTCGCCCGCAAGCGTTTCCGCTGGCAATTCAATCGTAACATCAACCTGACCGGACGATTCCGCGCCGCTGATCAGGCCATCATTATCTGTGTCTTCCGCGATGCTCACGGTTGGGGCATTTGGTGCGGCCGTGTTGACAAAATAGGCTGCAGCGTCTGTCGCAGTCGCCGTGTTGCCTGCGGCGTCTGTCGTGGTGACGCTCGCATCAATGGCGGTGTCGTTTGCGAGATCGCTGCCCGCAACATTAATCGAGAAGCTGCCATCGGCGGCGACAGGCCCAGTATAAAGGGTGTTGTTGACCGTAAGGGTCACGGTGTCGGCTTCAGCCACGTCGCCGGCGGTCGTGCCGGTGATCGCGATGATCGCCCCTGCTTCAGCCGCATTAATAATATTGTCTGGTGTGATGTCAGTGTCGAGCGTGATCGATGCGGCGGCGGACAGGTCGAGGGTGGCACTGTCGCTGCCCGCTGCAGAGGTGTTGCCTGCCGCATCGGTAATAACTGCCGAGACGGTAATGGTATCGTCATGTGCTGGCGCGTCATAATCAACGAGGACTACGCCGGTAGTGATATGATCATCAGTTAGCTCCACGGTTTGGGTGGGCGCGGTTGGGTCTGAGGAGGTGATTGTGAGCGTGTCGCCCGCAAGCGTTTCCGCTGGCAATTCAATCGTAACATCAACCTGACCGGACGATTCCGCGCCGCTGATCAGGCCATCATTATCTGTGTCTTCCGCGATGCTCACGGTTGGGGCATTTGGTGCGGCCGTGTTGACAAAATAGGCTGCAGCGTCTGTCGCAGTCGCCGTGTTGCCTGCGGCGTCTGTCGTGGTGACGCTCGCATCAATGGCGGTGTCGTTTGCGAGATCGCTGCCCGCAACATTAATCGAGAAGCTGCCATCGGCGGCGACAGGCCCAGTATAAAGGGTGTTGTTGACCGTAAGGGTCACGGTGTCGGCTTCAGCCACGTCGCCGGCGGTCGTGCCGGTGATCGCCCCTGCTTCAGCCGCATTAATAATATTGTCTGGTGTGATGTCAGTGTCGAGCGTGATCGATGCGGCGGCGGACAGGTCGAGGGTGGCACTGTCGCTGCCCGCTGCAGAGGTGTTGCCTGCCGCATCGGTAATAACTGCCGAGACGGTAATGGTATCGTCATGTGCTGGCGCGTCATAATCAACGAGGACTACGCCGGTAGTGATATGATCATCAGTTAGCTCCACGGTTTGGGTGGGCGCGGTTGGGTCTGAGGAGGTGATTGTGAGCGTGTCGCCCGCAAGCGTTTCCGCTGGCAATTCAATCGTAACATCAACCTGACCGGACGATTCCGCGCCGCTGATCAGGCCATCATTATCTGTGTCTTCCGCGATGCTCACGGTTGGGGCATTTGGTGCGGCCGTGTTGACAAAATAGGCTGCAGCGTCTGTCGCAGTCGCCGTGTTGCCTGCGGCGTCTGTCGTGGTGACGCTCGCATCAATGGCGGTGTCGTTTGCGAGATCGCTGCCCGCAACATTAATCGAGAAGCTGCCATCGGCGGCGACAGGCCCAGTATAAAGGGTGTTGTTGACCGTAAGGGTCACGGTGTCGGCTTCAGCCACGTCGCCGGCGGTCGTGCCGGTGATCGCGATGATCGCCCCTGCTTCAGCCGCATTAATAATATTGTCTGGTGTGATGTCAGTGTCGAGCGTGATCGATGCGGCGGCGGACAGGTCGAGGGTGGCACTGTCGCTGCCCGCTGCAGAGGTGTTGCCTGCCGCATCGGTAATAACTGCCGAGACGGTAATGGTATCGTCATGTGCTGGCGCGTCATAATCAACGAGGACTACGCCGGTAGTGATATGATCATCAGTTAGCTCCACGGTTTGGGTGGGCGCGGTTGGGTCTGAGGAGGTGATCGTGAGCGTGTCGCCCGCAAGCGTTTCCGCTGGCAATTCAATCGTAACATCAACCTGACCGGACGATTCCGCGCCGCTGATCAGGCCATCATTATCTGTGTCTTCCGTGATGCTCACGGTTGGAGCATCTGTTGCGGTTTCATCGAGAACGCAAACAGGGTG from Octadecabacter antarcticus 307 includes the following:
- a CDS encoding DUF1127 domain-containing protein; translated protein: MTTLTATFFSGTSLRSRFETFRAQLDEKVAKRKIYQTTLKELEQCSARDLQDLGIAPSSIQQIAHEAAYGA
- a CDS encoding HAD family hydrolase, producing the protein MTVRAILFGSIGTLVETSDIQRRAFNRAFAEAGLDWNWSIDTYKLLLKKSGGRNRIQDYAFQQGINVDANILHQRKTEIFDAFMADGNVPLRLGIDNVIQFAKKNNIELAFVTSTSNANIDAVFSALSSQVTRDDFAFVGNDAMVTKPKPSPEIYTKALSDLGLKTQSCIAVEDTETSMQAALNAGIRCIAFPGAYAAAQDFSGALLTTSYLSLDHFRAPKH
- a CDS encoding Ig-like domain-containing protein translates to MAALTVGPSGYPNIEAAIDAASQGDTIELSPGYSDETVTVTKNYITIVGGSSSQNIALVIGNGVSGLVLSGEALINVTDSSGDDTVSGNAGDNVITVTGGSDVVNGGSGEDRLVVDYSATTAAVTGTTTTIGSDKGTVTVTGSSIEHYTVSTGSGIDTLTFLDGDNVIDAGTTGGNTITVGSGNNTIISGSGIDGIIVGNGDNYIDAGTIGANTITVGPTGSGNNTIISGSGIDGIIAGNGDNYIDAGTIGANTITAGSGNNTIISGSGIDGITVGTGNNYIEGGDGANTITAGPTGFGNNTILSGSGIDTISVGNGDNCIDAGTGGANTITAGSGNNTIISGSGIDGFTVGDGDNYIDSGEGANTIAVGHGNNTILSGSGIDTITAGNGNNNIEGGEGANAITTGTGNDVVSSGISADTIVTGAGNDIVKDAGGAGAVAAGAGHDRLVMDFSTATTAVTNTVTGADSHGGVLGGTTYTGVEEFHITTGSGNDTLLGGDGADVLDGGAGADSLSAGGGSDVIYGGIGDVVDGGEVGSDFDVLVLKDFGDHRIDLDNLLDPESGTVVQLDDDGNETGSVAFTGIESIEFVDNTVTTQEDTLIEDGRLFTATPTTTVTSFVVGSTTYVAGQTAFRTEGDLTINSDGGYTFTPAPNYNGPGPVTTYTTVDAVDPLNSGTSSLKIDVASVDEIHPVCVLDETATDAPTVSITEDTDNDGLISGAESSGQVDVTIELPAETLAGDTLTITSSDPTAPTQTVELTDDHITTGVVLVDYDAPAHDDTITVSAVITDAAGNTSAAGSDSATLDLSAAASITLDTDITPDNIINAAEAGAIIAITGTTAGDVAEADTVTLTVNNTLYTGPVAADGSFSINVAGSDLANDTAIDASVTTTDAAGNTATATDAAAYFVNTAAPNAPTVSIAEDTDNDGLISGAESSGQVDVTIELPAETLAGDTLTITSSDPTAPTQTVELTDDHITTGVVLVDYDAPAHDDTITVSAVITDAAGNTSAAGSDSATLDLSAAASITLDTDITPDNIINAAEAGAITGTTAGDVAEADTVTLTVNNTLYTGPVAADGSFSINVAGSDLANDTAIDASVTTTDAAGNTATATDAAAYFVNTAAPNAPTVSIAEDTDNDGLISGAESSGQVDVTIELPAETLAGDTLTITSSDPTAPTQTVELTDDHITTGVVLVDYDAPAHDDTITVSAVITDAAGNTSAAGSDSATLDLSAAASITLDTDITPDNIINAAEAGAIIAITGTTAGDVAEADTVTLTVNNTLYTGPVAADGSFSINVAGSDLANDTAIDASVTTTDAAGNTATATDAAAYFVNTAAPNAPTVSIAEDTDNDGLISGAESSGQVDVTIELPAETLAGDTLTITSSDPTAPTQTVELTDDHITTGVVLVDYDAPAHDDTITVSAVITDAAGNTSAAGSDSATLDLSAAASITLDTDITPDNIINAAEAGAIIAITGTTAGDVAEADTVTLTVNNTLYTGPVAADGSFSINVAGSDLANDTAIDASVTTTDAAGNTATATDAAAYFVNTAAPNAPTVSIAEDTDNDGLISGAESSGQVDVTIELPAETLAGDTLTITSSDPTAPTQTVELTDDHITTGVVLVDYDAPAHDDTITVSAVITDAAGNTSAAGSDSATLDLSAAASITLDTDITPDNIINAAEAGAIIAITGTTAGDVAEADTVTLTVNNTLYTGPVAADGSFSINVAGSDLANDTAIDASVTTTDAAGNTATATDAAAYFVNTAAPNAPTVSIAEDTDNDGLISGAESSGQVDVTIELPAETLAGDTLTITSSDPTAPTQTVELTDDHITTGVVLVDYDAPAHDDTITVSAVITDAAGNTSAAGSDSAGVVCFAEGTLITTAGGEIPIEDLQVGDLIQTLDSGLQPLRWIGRRHLDAHKLAESDNLRPIRISHNVIGHENCDRDLVVSPQHRILIASRVAERMFGSTEVIVAAKHLLAIEGVDIATDLKHVTYFHILLDEHAIVYANKVPAESLYLGHQAQLSLSAAGRAEIFALFPEVASPSFIPTSCRPIIGNKRARKLAQRHIKNNKPFIRPQNWDHQSRLPQEGAVGWLLSRRYPYKADTFLADVSNLAK